A genome region from Anastrepha ludens isolate Willacy chromosome 3, idAnaLude1.1, whole genome shotgun sequence includes the following:
- the LOC128857293 gene encoding uncharacterized protein LOC128857293 — MSLRFICVEVRHNLRCANVFLQFDHSLTETEFLKIVVENDALTFREYSTATCVSLSKYFTAEARTISNLTVEECNASFRLTITTDNDEFVAENGAKRVDNKRRVYVTPKPDVVEGCQLLVLCKNCKCELSTTLECQRVREFPSGSIDMNEFFCHHGPKFDEVLIPKLTDFFYGFQFVVLNVELMQERVKFKDGHVYCRRCLQYLGETMFSDKAVKIWTDTLLSKRILGENEANTINVFNDAEMTPTCQLLHKIIDDTQVADAGVELLLQKMHFSKVLLEATFPNRQRKYLLLQVLEKELQVLRNTKPLAHGSHNNNNVLHVELEPFKCFKLLYKLLDETEDEGGGVNKSEDRDSGDASSGINDNLLLQSWKQDISIHTLKVSPTIFSTLLDELDDNALLLPELYRYTHDHFQLSYVFYKK; from the coding sequence ATGTCTCTGCGGTTTATCTGTGTCGAGGTGCGCCACAATCTGCGCTGTGCTAATGTGTTCCTCCAGTTTGACCATAGCCTGACcgaaacagaatttttaaaaattgtcgtAGAAAATGATGCACTAACCTTCCGTGAATACTCCACCGCTACATGTGTCTCGCTTAGCAAATATTTTACTGCTGAGGCGCGCACTATAAGTAATTTGACAGTGGAAGAGTGCAATGCCAGTTTTCGTTTAACAATTACCACTGATAATGATGAATTTGTTGCTGAGAATGGAGCAAAAAGGGTGGATAATAAACGAAGGGTCTATGTGACGCCCAAACCCGATGTAGTAGAGGGGTGCCAGCTATTAGTTTTATGCAAGAATTGTAAATGTGAGCTCAGCACTACACTTGAATGCCAAAGAGTTAGGGAGTTTCCATCGGGCTCGATTGACATGAACGAATTTTTCTGCCATCATGGCCCTAAatttgacgaagttctgatacCAAAGCTTACTGACTTCTTTTATGGCTTCCAATTTGTTGTACTTAATGTAGAGTTAATGCAAGAGCGCGTGAAATTTAAAGACGGGCATGTTTACTGTCGACGATGTTTGCAGTATCTGGGTGAAACGATGTTTAGCGATAAGGCAGTCAAGATATGGACCGATACATTGCTCTCTAAACGAATACTAGGTGAGAATGAGGCGAATACAATCAACGTATTTAACGACGCAGAAATGACACCAACTTGCCAGCTTCTACATAAAATCATTGACGATACCCAAGTGGCCGATGCTGGCGTGGAGCTACTACTGCAAAAGATGCATTTCTCCAAGGTGCTGCTGGAGGCCACTTTTCCCAATCGGCAACGTAAATACTTGCTCTTGCAAGTGCTCGAAAAAGAACTGCAGGTTCTGCGTAACACAAAGCCCTTAGCTCACGGCagccataataataataatgtattgCACGTGGAATTGGAGCCGTTCAAATGTTTCAAACTGCTTTATAAACTATTGGACGAGACGGAAGATGAAGGTGGAGGAGTGAACAAATCAGAAGATAGAGATAGCGGCGATGCCAGTAGCGGTATTAATGACAATTTACTACTGCAGAGTTGGAAACAGGATATATCTATACATACACTCAAGGTGTCACCTACAATTTTTAGTACGTTACTGGACGAGTTGGATGACAATGCACTACTGTTACCCGAATTGTACCGCTATACCCATGACCATTTTCAGTTGAGTTATGtcttctataaaaaataa
- the LOC128857295 gene encoding bleomycin hydrolase, with product MSNYTTSNPNAITKQKLDEWRKNFYSEPKNILAQNVCSRVDPFDVCLSRKSLELTNHVFTYKVESEGKPITNQKSSGRCWLFAALNCIRLPFMKRLNIDEFEFSQGYLFYWDKIERCNYFLNNIVKTAKRDEAVDGRLVSFLLNDPTSDGGQWDMLVNLITKHGLMPKKCFPETYSCEASMRMNAILKSKLREYAKILRELLGTSPPDEVVTQKIDEMMASIYKIVGICLGIPSERFTWEYYDKSKAYNSIGPLTPLEFYENNVKPIFNVENKVCLVNDPRPSSLYDQTYTVDCLGNVVGGRPVLYNNQPVEKLLQLVAASLKAGEAVWFGCEVSKRFASKQGIEDLHVHDFKLVFDVDIQTPLSKAERLIFGESAMTHAMLFTAVSVDENGDVTKLRVENSWGEDRGEKGYLVMTAEWFKEFGFEVVIDKSYVPPEILQVFDMEPIVLPAWDPMGTLAKST from the exons ATGT CCAATTACACTACTAGCAATCCAAATGCCATCACGAAACAGAAACTGGATGAATGGCGAAAGAACTTCTACAGCGAACCGAAGAACATTCTTGCACAGAATGTCTGCTCGCGTGTGGACCCATTTGATGTTTGCCTGTCGCGCAAATCGCTTGAACTCACCAATCATGTATTTACTTATAAG GTGGAAAGCGAGGGCAAACCCATTACTAACCAAAAAAGTTCCGGCCGTTGTTGGCTGTTTGCTGCGCTCAACTGCATACGCCTGCCATTTATGAAGCGTTTAAATATcgatgaatttgaattttctcagGGCTACCTATTCTATTGGGATAAAATTGAGCGTtgcaattattttctaaataatattgtaaagaCGGCGAAGCGCGATGAGGCGGTGGACGGACGCTTGGTGTCATTTTTATTGAAT GACCCAACTTCGGATGGCGGCCAATGGGATATGTTAGTTAATTTAATAACCAAACATGGTTTAATGCCAAAGAAATGCTTCCCAGAGACATACAGTTGTGAGGCGAGCATGCGCATGAATGCCATACTGAAAAGCAAG CTTCGTGAGTATGCCAAAATATTGCGTGAACTTTTGGGAACTTCACCGCCCGATGAGGTGGTTACACAAAAGATCGATGAAATGATGGCCAGTATTTATAAGATAGTCGGCATCTGCTTGGGCATTCCCTCCGAGCGTTTCACCTGGGAGTATTATGACAAATCCAAAGCTTATAATTCAATTGGGCCCTTAACGCCGTTGGAGTTctatgaaaataatgtaaaaccaatattcaatgttgaaaataag GTATGTTTAGTGAATGATCCACGCCCATCTAGCCTGTACGATCAAACGTACACAGTTGATTGTCTCGGCAATGTGGTGGGTGGTCGCCCAGTGCTTTATAATAATCAACCAGTCGAGAAACTACTGCAGCTGGTCGCTGCAAGTTTGAAAGCCGGTGAGGCCGTTTGGTTCGGTTGTGAAGTCAGTAAACGCTTTGCATCAAAGCAGGGCATTGAAGATTTGCATGT ACATGACTTTAAGTTGGTATTTGATGTTGATATTCAAACGCCCTTGTCGAAGGCTGAGCGCCTTATTTTCGGTGAATCAGCAATGACACATGCCATGTTATTCACCGCTGTATCTGTTGAT gaaaatggtGATGTAACAAAATTGCGCGTTGAAAACTCTTGGGGTGAAGATCGTGGTGAAAAAGGTTATCTGGTTATGACCGCTGAATGGTTCAAGGAATTCGGTTTTGAAGTTGTGATCGACAAATCATATGTGCCGCCTGAAATTCTGCAAGTTTTCGATATGGAACCAATTGTGCTTCCAGCTTGGGACCCAATGGGCACCCTAGCTAAATCTACATAA
- the LOC128856328 gene encoding uncharacterized protein F58A4.6, with the protein MSILICISDLTEKQEFKEIDGNSKVHTLPRKALWSRVTSLRPPNKPTHADNAQKDSKTRTLRRLIIEIEGISAFYLLRELQHFTQLRLQLSANPALRGVDILWLQLRPPKKEVIDYKWNLILAHTLWERIEVEYLMSWLSTLGGGFSALGEQFSRCADVAGKISLRQLHIGLRLGDPFLQARCKLYYSISLIQTGRLRQAKYIIREQYKFAMKQKELDGRLVKMCQGIWLRLQYEYGLRLKTKKSTPDIHGGSSDK; encoded by the exons atgtcaattttaatttgcatCAGTGACTTAACCGAAAAGCAAGAATTCAAAGAGATTGACGGTAATAGTAAAGTGCATACACTGCCAAGAAAAGCACTTTGGAGTCGCGTGACATCTCTACGACCGCCTAATAAACCCACACATGCCGATAATGCTCAGAAAGATAGCAAAACTCGTACACTGCGCCGCTTAATAATCGAAATTGAAGGCATCAGCGCCTTCTATCTCTTGCGTGAGTTGCAACACTTTACCCAACTTCGTTTGCAGCTAAGCGCGAATCCAGCGTTGCGTGGTGTGGATATACTGTGGCTTCAACTGCGCCCCCCAAAAAAAGAAGTGATCGACTACAAATG GAATCTTATTTTGGCCCATACACTGTGGGAGCGTATCGAAGTAGAGTACCTAATGTCATGGTTATCCACGTTAGGTGGTGGTTTCTCTGCGCTTGGTGAACAGTTTAGTAGATGT GCGGATGTGGCGGGTAAAATATCTCTGCGACAACTGCATATTGGTCTGCGACTAGGTGATCCATTCCTGCAAGCACGTTGCAAATTGTATTACAGCATTTCATTAATACAAACTGGCCGCTTAAGGCAAGCTAAATACATAATACGTGAGCAATATAAATTCGCCATGAAACAGAAGGAATTGGATGGACGTTTAGTGAAAATGTGTCAAGGTATTTGGTTACGTCTACAATACGAGTACGGTTTACGCCTAAAGACCAAGAAAAGTACTCCAGATATACATGGTGGTTCAAGCGATAAATGA